Part of the Brassica oleracea var. oleracea cultivar TO1000 chromosome C8, BOL, whole genome shotgun sequence genome is shown below.
TCCCAGCTCGGCCATCAGCCATGGCCGAGCTGGTCGTGCGTTTGATCCGGCTCGGCGGATGGCCGAGCTGGTCCCATGTTCGGTCTAGCTCGGCTATCCGTCGAGCTGGACTATTTTTTTTGTTCCGGGGTTCATCTCTCTTTGACACTTATCCTCGAGAGATATTTCCGAGAGTGTGTCGAGAAGGTTTCCGCGAGTAAATATGATTTTAGACGTTGATTCCGAGATAACCATTTTTGACCCCAATAGTAGTTCTGATGGTATTTATTTATGTGAACGAAAATATGCATTAGAACTACTGAAGTTTGTGGATATGTTGGACTGTCGTCCTTCTTCGGTTCCCATGATTCCTAATCACAAACTTTCCAAGACAGAGGGTGAGCTTCTTGATACCCCTGAACGCTATCGAAGACTGGTTGGCCGGTTGATGTATTTGACCATCACACGTCCTGACATTACGTTTGCTGTTAACAAGCTTTGCCAGCACTCCTCTGCTCCGCGCTTACCTCATCTTCGTGCGGTATACAAAGTTCTTGAATACATTAAAGGAACTGTTGGTCATGGATTGTTTTACTCCGCTGAAGAGGACCTTACATTAAAGGAATTTGCGGATGCAGATTGGGCATCTTGTCAAGACAGTAGACGTTCAACGGCTGGTTTTACCATGTTCATGGTTCTTCCTTGATATCATGGAGATCTAAGAAGCAGAGGCTGAATACAGAGCTTTGGCTCTCGCTACTTGTGAGATGATGTGGTTATGTCAGTTACTTCGTGACTTACGCATCTATCGTCTACCTATCATGGTGATCTGTTCGGATAGTACAGCTGCTATATACATTGCCACTAATCATGTCTTTCACGAGCGGACTAAACACATTAAACTTGATTGCCATACAGTCCGGGAGAAGCTCGAGAAAGGCCTACTTCGTACTGTACATGTGCGTACAGCTGATCAGGTGTCTGATATCCTTACTAAACCTTTATTCCCTCATCAATTTCAGCATCTCATATCCAAAATGAGCTTGATCAACATACACAGCTCATCTTGAAAGGGACTATTGGAGATTCATGTAGATGGACTGGTTTCCTTTCACTAGTTCATCATATTTAATTGTAAATTGGTTTAGTTCAGTTTAGTACATACATGTATATATATATGATTGTAAAACTGACCGTTAACACTGAATGAAGATAACTTCATTTTCATAACAAACTCTCTCTCTTCTTATACAATATAATTGTATGAAACACATATATGTATGTAATGCATGTCTGAACATGAATAAAAACTAATATATAAAATTTGAAGCAATGTATCAAATATCAACCGATGGTTAGGAATTAGAAACTAAGAAAATTCAATAATACAAATCTGATCAAATCAAATCTTTAAACAATTTATTATTATTAGATAACACAGAATTCTGAAATCTATTTTAAAATTCTAAAACTTGCAGATTTGAATAAAAATTTTAAAATGATAAAATTAATAGCGGTAGATTTAATTTAGATTTTCAAATTTACTCTAAATTAGAATGCACAGAGCATCTCCATATTCTCTACCGTCAATCTACAAAATGGCAAAGTATACAATGCAAAGTATACAATATTATAGTTTCCTTTCCATTCCTTTCGAATCTGCCTGCACAAGTTAGAGCTATTTTCTTTTTAGTTCTTTCTACAACTATTTTTTAAGTACAGTAGAACCACACAAAAAAAAAAAAAAAATTATATTTTCAATAAATTCCTTCTAGAAATTTCAGTCCCAAAACGACTGCTTTATATTAACAGAAAATGACAAAAGTACCCCTAAAATCCACAGGTTACTCTTCAGAAACTGTTTCATCTCCTCTCCTCAGTTCTTACTATTTTATCTACGACGCGAGTTCTGAACAACACTAAAACCAACTTACAAAACCTGAGATCGAAACAATGAAATGTTACAAAGGGTCAGCCATTCTCGCTACCGATTACTACCCTTTCCTCTACAAACGACCAGTCTTTTCTCCGTCCGCTTCGTTCCCATCTACCACTATCTCATACCCGGCCCGAACCCGATTCTTATCCACCCGGATCCAAGCCAGACTCACCCAAGACGATCCAGTTAAACAATCTGAGGATTTAAGCTTCTATGATCTCCTCGGCGTCACCGAATCCGTTACTCTCCTGGAAATCAAACAAGCGTATAAACAGCTTGCTCGTAAGTATCATCCCGATGTTTCGCCTCCGGATCAGGTCGGGGAATACACAGATCGGTTTATTAGGGTTCAAGAAGCTTACGAGACTCTCTCCGATCCTCGCCGGAGAGTTCTATACGACCGAGATTTATCAATGGGATTCTCATTTTCGTTCTCAGGTCGACGCAGGAATCGATACGATGAGGTATATTCATATGCACATCCTTCTTCGTCTGCTTTCTCCAGAATCTAACCGGTTTCCGGTTTTTTAATTTTGCTTATTTTCGTGATAAACCGAATTTTTTTTTATTTTTTGAATTGACACCAGTGTTTCGTTGTATGGTTTGGAAATTTAAGAGTACAATAATTTAATTATGTCACACTCTCATTTACTCCCAGCGATGTTGAGATTATTGATTAAGATCTTTCTGTTCATATGCGGACAAATACTGTTCAATATTATCCGCAAAATTTATCTACTCATTTTTTTTTTCAATACCTAAAATTTACCGAAAGATTCGAGAACCTTGTGTGTAACCTTGTCGCCAGAATTGACCACTTCCTTTGTATGGTCCAAATAAAAGACACATTTTTAATTTATTACATGAAAAATTGTTGCTTTTTATTGAAGTTAGGATTAGTTGATTCAACTGGAAAAGTATTATTAGAGATTACATAATCGAATGATGTTTAAAACTAAAGTAGCATTATATTATATGGTTTTGGATCTGTAGAAATTACAGGTCTTGGCTCCCAACCTCCTGACTTGAATATATAACTCAAAAGTTGGGATTAGTTTGAAAGCAGTGGACTAGAAAATGTTGACATTTCCAACGCTGAGACTCTGTTCCACTTGCTTCTCTTATTCGACACTATATGATTTTACTGATCTTTATAATTCAATTATTTGTTTTCAATCATTCTCCTATATGTTGAACTTGAACCAAACCATATGTACTCAATCCGGAACTGATTTGAGTTTTTTGGTGATTATTTATGAAAGCAGGAAGTTGTGGAAGAGAAGAGTGAGTGGAAGAAAAAATGGCAAACTCAGCTCTCAGGGCTAAAGAAAAGAAGCCATCAGAAAGAAAACAACTCAATATCTTGGGCTGCTAGAATGCGCCGTCAACAGCACATGTCTGAAGATTCTTCTTCATAACCCAAAACGCCAAATCTATTCGCCTCGTTAATGTATAGGTTATAAATTGTTGATGTAATATAGAAAGCATAGTATAATTATCCACGAATTTTATATATGTATATACACTTTGCTGTACCTATGTCAATCGGCAGGTATATCAAAAACCCTAATCACTAAAATAAGTTTCTTTTGTTTGTGCTTTTGAATTGTTAGCTTTGCTATGGAATGACCTGAATTTGAGTTCTGGCAGCATCAGTTTGCAATAGCAGTGTTAGTACGGCCAAGCGTGGTCCTGAGCACAGTGAACTGAAACATCGGCATATGACTTAAAAGATTTACATAGAAAGAGGTTCCTGAATTTGCGAATTTTTTTTTTTTAGAAACCCCTTACTAAATTGTTTTAGGCCTCTATCATCTCAGGGATGCCCCCAAGTACTCGGCAAACAAAACAATTTGGTTTTTTTTTGTAACAACTCAAAACAAAACAATTTGTTTGATATAAAAAAGAACAGTGTTGATGTTGGAGTTCTAGGCACGGTAAAAAATATAGCAGTAGTATTAGAAATGGTAAAAGATCTAGCAGCACAAAGTCATTCCAAACTTCCTAAACAAAACTGTATACTGATACATCGGTTTTCACCAAATAATGTATCACTAGTTTAAGATCCGCGCAATGGGATAAATATTATATATACAAATTATTTTATGTATTATATGTTGAAAAATGGCCTTCGATATAAACTAAATTTTTTTTTCTAAACATAGACTCCAGTGCCTAATTTGACATAAATGTTTCATTTAATGATAGCAAATTACTAGGTTACCCTCAATCTTAATTTAACCTAAATTATTAAATAATAAAAAAAAACATTTTGAAAACTTTTCGTAAGTTTTACCGTCGTTTCCAACGAAACTGTGCTGTCGTCTCCGTATCGCCGTCCGTCGTCTCCCCTCCGTATCGTCGTCCATCATTTTCTGCGTCTCCGCATCGGCCTCGATCCGTCGTCGTATGCGCCCTTGCATCGGCCTCGATCCGTCGTTGTGTGCGCCTCTGCATCGTCCTCGATCCGTCGTCGTCTCTGTATCTCAGTATCTCGTGTCTCCGATCTGATCAAGGTATCATCATTTCATGTTCATTATAAATTGATGATATGTTGTTGCGATTGGATTTTCTAGTTGTTTTGAAACTTAAGATTGGATTGTCATCATCTTCACCTTCTAGACTCACAAGTTTACTTAAATGTCTCTGCGATTGGATTTTCTACTT
Proteins encoded:
- the LOC106308537 gene encoding uncharacterized mitochondrial protein AtMg00240-like, with the protein product MILDVDSEITIFDPNSSSDGIYLCERKYALELLKFVDMLDCRPSSVPMIPNHKLSKTEGELLDTPERYRRLVGRLMYLTITRPDITFAVNKLCQHSSAPRLPHLRAVYKVLEYIKGTVGHGLFYSAEEDLTLKEFADADWASCQDSRRSTAGFTMFMVLP
- the LOC106307851 gene encoding chaperone protein dnaJ 20, chloroplastic-like, yielding MKCYKGSAILATDYYPFLYKRPVFSPSASFPSTTISYPARTRFLSTRIQARLTQDDPVKQSEDLSFYDLLGVTESVTLLEIKQAYKQLARKYHPDVSPPDQVGEYTDRFIRVQEAYETLSDPRRRVLYDRDLSMGFSFSFSGRRRNRYDEEVVEEKSEWKKKWQTQLSGLKKRSHQKENNSISWAARMRRQQHMSEDSSS